A genomic segment from Peribacillus sp. ACCC06369 encodes:
- a CDS encoding bifunctional UDP-sugar hydrolase/5'-nucleotidase — MSEIIHLYHTNDLHSHFENWPRIDKFLKDRRQLHQETGEEAIILDIGDHVDRWHPYTEGTLGKGNIELLNEAGYQYVTIGNNEGITLPHDALDSLYDQARFKVLAANIYYGNTERPEWALPYWIHTTEKGTKIAMIGLTAFFQKFYSALGWEITEPFAELKVQLERVKTEADVIIILSHLGIHDDERMAVDFPEIDVILGAHTHHILHQGKVINDTLLCGAGKYGFFVGQVEMTVNQEKRISQKSAILYDTNDFSELEDERAWIEAMYQAGGEMLKQVAVDLPEALDNDWFKVSALTKILGEALREWSQADCTFLNAGLLLEGLPKGPVTKGDIHRICPHPINPCVVEVNGNELKEILMQSRNEEWPHIQVKGFGFRGKIMGVMQYDQIEFNEMENGIVNGILIKGEKLQADKSYKLAIPDMFTFGHFFPSIQRSNRKKYLLPEFLRDILLWKLKKMYTDA; from the coding sequence ATGTCAGAAATCATTCATTTATATCACACCAATGATCTCCATAGTCATTTTGAGAATTGGCCTCGTATTGATAAGTTTCTTAAAGATAGAAGACAACTTCATCAAGAAACGGGAGAAGAAGCGATCATACTTGATATAGGTGATCATGTGGACCGCTGGCATCCATATACAGAAGGTACGTTGGGTAAAGGGAATATTGAACTGCTGAATGAAGCGGGCTACCAATATGTGACCATCGGCAATAATGAAGGGATCACTTTACCTCATGATGCGTTAGACTCCTTATATGATCAAGCAAGGTTCAAAGTCTTGGCAGCCAATATTTATTACGGAAATACTGAAAGACCGGAATGGGCGCTGCCATATTGGATACATACAACGGAAAAAGGCACCAAGATCGCCATGATAGGTTTGACAGCCTTTTTTCAAAAGTTTTATTCTGCGTTGGGCTGGGAGATAACAGAACCATTCGCGGAGTTAAAGGTACAGCTTGAAAGGGTCAAAACAGAGGCGGATGTCATCATCATCCTTTCTCACCTGGGCATCCATGATGATGAGAGGATGGCAGTGGACTTTCCGGAGATTGACGTCATACTTGGCGCGCATACCCACCATATCCTTCACCAAGGGAAAGTGATCAATGATACACTCCTTTGCGGTGCAGGAAAATATGGTTTTTTTGTTGGACAGGTGGAAATGACCGTCAATCAGGAAAAGAGAATTAGCCAGAAGAGTGCCATTCTATATGATACCAATGACTTTTCGGAATTAGAGGATGAACGGGCATGGATTGAAGCGATGTACCAGGCCGGAGGGGAAATGCTAAAACAGGTCGCAGTGGACTTGCCGGAAGCCTTGGACAATGATTGGTTCAAGGTAAGTGCTTTGACAAAAATCCTTGGAGAGGCCTTAAGGGAATGGAGTCAGGCGGATTGCACCTTTTTGAATGCTGGTCTTCTGCTCGAGGGATTGCCGAAGGGACCAGTCACAAAAGGGGATATTCACAGAATCTGCCCACACCCCATCAATCCTTGCGTCGTTGAAGTAAATGGGAATGAGTTAAAAGAAATCTTAATGCAATCGAGAAATGAGGAGTGGCCTCATATCCAAGTGAAAGGTTTCGGTTTCCGCGGAAAAATCATGGGAGTCATGCAATATGATCAAATTGAATTTAACGAAATGGAGAATGGAATCGTAAATGGGATTCTGATAAAAGGGGAGAAACTGCAGGCAGATAAGTCTTATAAATTGGCAATACCTGATATGTTCACGTTTGGGCACTTTTTTCCAAGTATCCAGCGCTCCAATCGTAAGAAATACCTATTACCGGAATTCTTGCGGGATATCCTTTTATGGAAGTTGAAAAAAATGTATACGGATGCCTAA
- a CDS encoding sulfite exporter TauE/SafE family protein produces MVWLVLVGIGLLAGSIGSLVGLGGGIIIVPSLLYLGTSTNIIDELTPQVAVGVSTVIMIFTGLSSTLSYLKHKVVDYKAGLIFFIGSAPGGIIGAYVNKNLNVEAFSLYFGIFMVFMAIVLLVKDRLKPMVFKPGKGKMVKTYKTENGHSFSYGYHPLIAVLITFFVGFSSGLFGIGGGALMVPVMMLLFFFPPHMAVATSMFMVFLSSITNSITHISLGNVNWPYVFALIPGAWFGAKLGAFINTRLKSASLENMLKIVLIIIGLRLIYQGITG; encoded by the coding sequence ATGGTATGGTTAGTTTTAGTGGGTATCGGATTATTAGCGGGATCAATCGGCTCTCTTGTCGGTCTGGGCGGAGGCATCATCATTGTGCCTTCTCTTTTATATTTAGGTACTTCGACAAATATAATCGATGAGCTGACACCTCAAGTGGCCGTAGGTGTTTCAACCGTTATCATGATTTTCACGGGGTTATCTTCTACTTTATCTTATTTAAAACATAAAGTGGTGGATTATAAGGCCGGCTTAATCTTCTTTATAGGCAGTGCACCAGGTGGCATAATAGGGGCATATGTTAATAAAAACCTTAATGTCGAAGCTTTTTCATTGTACTTTGGGATTTTCATGGTTTTCATGGCTATCGTGTTATTAGTGAAGGACCGGTTGAAGCCAATGGTTTTCAAGCCTGGAAAAGGGAAAATGGTCAAAACGTATAAAACTGAAAATGGACATTCATTTTCTTATGGTTACCACCCCCTTATAGCTGTATTGATTACTTTTTTCGTGGGATTCAGCTCCGGGTTATTTGGGATTGGCGGCGGAGCCTTAATGGTTCCCGTAATGATGCTTCTTTTCTTCTTCCCTCCGCATATGGCTGTAGCGACTTCGATGTTCATGGTATTTCTGTCTTCCATCACTAATTCGATTACGCATATTTCCCTTGGAAATGTAAATTGGCCATATGTTTTTGCCCTGATTCCAGGTGCATGGTTCGGTGCTAAGTTGGGGGCATTCATCAATACGCGCCTAAAAAGCGCGTCGCTGGAAAATATGTTAAAAATAGTGCTGATAATCATTGGTTTACGTCTTATATACCAAGGTATTACAGGATAA
- a CDS encoding DUF72 domain-containing protein has product MIYVGVTGWGDHDSLYHGGVSQRDKLKEYGAHFPIVEVDASFYAVQPKRNSEKWVSETPALFKFVVKAYQGMTGHQRGEIPFESKKEMFKAFRDSLEAYQKSGKLAMVLFQFPPWFDCKRENVNYLRWCKAEMGDIPAAIEFRNQSWYRPSVVQQTLDFIQEEGWIHSVCDEPQAGEGSIPVVLHATDKDKTLIRFHGRNLHGWQRPSSGDDWREVRYLYRYNHQELTEWVKKIRILEKESKEIYVLFNNNSGGDAADNAKQMIELLGIEYEGLAPRQLGLF; this is encoded by the coding sequence ATGATTTATGTTGGTGTGACAGGTTGGGGGGATCATGATAGTTTGTATCATGGCGGTGTGTCCCAACGTGATAAACTCAAAGAGTATGGGGCTCATTTTCCCATTGTGGAGGTGGATGCCTCATTTTATGCAGTCCAGCCAAAGAGGAACAGTGAAAAGTGGGTATCAGAGACGCCGGCATTATTCAAGTTTGTCGTCAAAGCCTATCAAGGGATGACAGGACATCAGCGTGGGGAGATCCCATTTGAAAGTAAGAAGGAAATGTTCAAGGCATTTCGCGACTCTCTGGAAGCTTATCAGAAGTCAGGGAAGCTCGCGATGGTCTTATTTCAGTTTCCGCCATGGTTTGATTGTAAGCGTGAAAACGTGAATTACCTGCGATGGTGCAAAGCTGAAATGGGCGATATTCCAGCTGCCATAGAATTTCGGAATCAAAGCTGGTACAGACCAAGCGTAGTCCAGCAAACTTTGGACTTTATCCAAGAGGAAGGCTGGATCCATAGTGTATGCGATGAGCCGCAGGCTGGAGAGGGATCCATTCCTGTCGTTCTGCATGCCACCGATAAAGATAAAACCCTGATACGCTTTCATGGCCGTAACCTGCATGGTTGGCAGAGACCTTCTTCGGGTGATGATTGGCGTGAGGTTAGGTACTTATACCGATATAATCATCAGGAATTGACTGAATGGGTGAAGAAAATAAGGATATTGGAAAAGGAATCCAAGGAGATATATGTCCTGTTCAATAATAACTCAGGCGGAGATGCCGCCGATAATGCCAAACAAATGATTGAGTTGCTTGGTATTGAATATGAAGGACTGGCTCCAAGGCAGCTTGGTTTGTTTTAA
- the sufB gene encoding Fe-S cluster assembly protein SufB has protein sequence MAKKMPDIGDYKYGFADKDVSIFRSKRGLTKEIVEEISRMKDEPQWMLDFRLKSLEHFYNMPMPQWGGDMQSLNFDEITYYVKPSEKSEKSWDEVPDEIKQTFDKLGIPEAEQKYLAGVSAQYESEVVYHSMKVELEDMGIVFKDTDSALRENEDIFREHFGKTIPPTDNKFSALNSAVWSGGSFIYVPKGVKVDTPLQAYFRINSENMGQFERTLIIVDEGASVHYVEGCTAPVYTTNSLHSAVVEIIIKKDAYCRYTTIQNWANNVFNLVTKRAVCEANATMEWIDGNIGSKLTMKYPAVILKGEGARGMTLSIAIAGKGQHQDAGAKMIHLAPNTSSTIVSKSISKQGGKVTYRGIVHFGRKADGARSNIECDTLIMDNQSTSDTIPYNEILNDNISLEHEAKVSKVSEEQLFYLMSRGISEQEATEMIVMGFIEPFTKELPMEYAVEMNRLIKFEMEGSIG, from the coding sequence ATGGCAAAGAAAATGCCTGATATAGGCGATTATAAATATGGCTTTGCGGATAAAGATGTTTCCATCTTCCGTTCAAAGCGTGGTCTGACAAAAGAAATCGTGGAAGAAATTTCTCGAATGAAGGATGAACCGCAATGGATGCTTGATTTCCGTTTGAAATCATTGGAGCATTTCTACAACATGCCAATGCCTCAATGGGGCGGCGACATGCAAAGCTTGAACTTTGATGAAATCACATACTATGTTAAACCATCAGAGAAATCAGAGAAATCCTGGGATGAAGTTCCTGATGAAATCAAACAGACTTTTGATAAATTGGGAATTCCTGAAGCTGAACAAAAATACCTTGCAGGCGTATCTGCTCAATATGAATCAGAAGTGGTTTACCATAGCATGAAAGTGGAATTGGAAGATATGGGTATCGTGTTTAAAGATACGGACTCAGCACTTCGTGAAAATGAAGATATCTTCCGTGAGCATTTTGGAAAAACGATTCCGCCGACTGACAATAAATTCTCGGCATTGAATTCAGCAGTTTGGTCAGGTGGATCTTTCATCTATGTACCAAAAGGCGTTAAAGTGGATACTCCGCTTCAAGCTTATTTCCGAATCAACTCTGAAAACATGGGTCAATTCGAACGTACGCTTATTATTGTTGATGAAGGCGCATCCGTTCACTATGTAGAAGGTTGTACAGCACCTGTTTATACAACTAACTCCCTTCATAGTGCGGTTGTTGAAATCATCATTAAAAAAGATGCTTACTGCCGTTATACGACGATCCAAAACTGGGCAAACAACGTGTTTAACCTGGTTACGAAACGTGCGGTTTGTGAAGCAAACGCAACAATGGAATGGATTGATGGTAACATCGGTTCTAAATTGACAATGAAATATCCTGCTGTCATCTTAAAAGGTGAAGGCGCTCGCGGTATGACATTATCCATTGCCATTGCCGGTAAAGGCCAACACCAAGATGCTGGAGCTAAAATGATTCACCTAGCGCCAAATACATCTTCAACCATTGTATCAAAATCAATTTCTAAACAAGGCGGTAAAGTAACATACCGCGGTATCGTTCACTTCGGACGTAAAGCCGATGGGGCTCGTTCCAACATTGAATGTGATACATTAATCATGGATAATCAGTCTACATCTGATACAATCCCTTACAACGAAATCTTGAATGACAACATTTCCCTTGAACACGAAGCGAAGGTTTCCAAAGTATCTGAGGAACAATTGTTCTACTTGATGAGCCGCGGAATTTCTGAGCAAGAAGCAACGGAAATGATCGTAATGGGCTTCATCGAACCATTTACAAAAGAACTTCCAATGGAATATGCGGTTGAAATGAACCGTCTGATCAAGTTCGAAATGGAAGGCTCCATCGGTTAA
- the sufU gene encoding Fe-S cluster assembly sulfur transfer protein SufU yields MSFDNLDTLYRQVIMDHYKKPRNKGMLEDGSMTIDMNNPTCGDRIRLTMKIEDGKVSDVKFDGDGCSISMSSASMMTQAIKGKDVDTALAMSETFSLMIQGKEYDDEMDLGDIEALQGVSKFPARIKCATLAWKAMEKGLKE; encoded by the coding sequence ATGTCTTTTGATAACTTAGATACACTTTACCGTCAGGTCATTATGGATCATTATAAGAAACCACGTAATAAGGGTATGCTTGAGGATGGCAGCATGACAATTGATATGAACAATCCAACTTGCGGCGATCGGATTCGTTTAACGATGAAGATTGAAGATGGAAAAGTCAGCGATGTTAAATTCGATGGTGACGGTTGTTCGATATCCATGAGTTCAGCTTCCATGATGACTCAAGCCATAAAGGGCAAAGACGTAGATACTGCTTTAGCGATGTCCGAGACTTTTTCCTTAATGATTCAAGGAAAAGAATACGATGATGAGATGGACCTTGGGGATATTGAAGCCCTTCAAGGTGTTTCTAAATTCCCTGCCCGAATCAAGTGTGCGACGCTGGCTTGGAAGGCCATGGAAAAGGGATTGAAGGAATAA
- a CDS encoding cysteine desulfurase gives MNPYEIRKLFPILDQEVNGQPLVYLDSAATSQKPAAVIEAIEQYYRGYNSNVHRGVHTLGTKATDAYEGAREKVRKFINASSTEEIIFTRGTTTSLNTVAKSYGGANVKEGDEIVISYMEHHSNIIPWQQLAKEKGAVLKYIPLQEDGTISLDDVRATITDATKIVSIMQVSNVLGVINPVKEIAKIAHDHDAVMVVDGAQSTPHLKVDVRDLDCDFFAFSGHKMVGPTGIGVLYGKKELLEKMEPIEFGGEMIDFVGLYESTWKELPWKFEGGTPIIAGAIGMGAAIDFLEEIGLDNIERHEHKLAAYAMEKMSAVEGLTIYGPKDAEKRAGVVTFNINDVHPHDVATVLDADGIAVRAGHHCAQPLMKWLDVSSTARASFYLYNTEEDIDKLVSGLVKTKEYFSNVF, from the coding sequence ATGAACCCATACGAAATTCGTAAGCTTTTTCCAATATTAGATCAAGAAGTCAATGGTCAGCCATTAGTTTATTTAGATAGTGCTGCAACCTCTCAAAAACCGGCTGCAGTGATTGAAGCGATTGAGCAATATTACCGCGGATACAACTCGAATGTTCACCGCGGGGTGCATACACTAGGAACAAAAGCTACGGATGCGTATGAAGGTGCACGTGAAAAGGTGCGTAAATTCATTAATGCTTCTTCTACTGAAGAGATCATCTTTACCAGAGGTACGACTACTTCTTTGAATACAGTAGCAAAAAGTTACGGTGGAGCAAATGTTAAAGAGGGTGACGAAATCGTCATCTCTTACATGGAGCATCATAGTAATATCATTCCGTGGCAACAGCTTGCCAAAGAAAAAGGCGCGGTACTGAAGTACATTCCACTTCAAGAGGATGGAACGATTTCCCTTGATGATGTGAGGGCTACAATTACGGATGCAACGAAAATCGTTTCCATCATGCAGGTTTCGAATGTACTTGGTGTTATCAATCCTGTGAAGGAAATCGCGAAAATTGCCCATGATCACGATGCTGTAATGGTAGTCGACGGGGCACAAAGTACACCTCATTTAAAAGTGGATGTCCGCGATTTGGATTGTGACTTCTTTGCCTTCTCAGGTCATAAAATGGTCGGTCCGACTGGTATCGGCGTATTATATGGTAAAAAAGAATTACTGGAAAAAATGGAGCCGATTGAATTTGGCGGGGAAATGATTGATTTTGTAGGTTTGTATGAGTCTACATGGAAAGAACTCCCGTGGAAATTCGAAGGCGGAACCCCTATCATTGCTGGTGCGATCGGCATGGGGGCTGCGATCGATTTCTTGGAAGAAATCGGCTTGGATAATATTGAGCGGCATGAACATAAACTCGCTGCTTATGCAATGGAAAAAATGTCTGCAGTTGAAGGACTTACCATATACGGTCCAAAAGATGCAGAAAAACGTGCGGGCGTAGTAACCTTTAATATTAATGACGTACATCCACATGATGTCGCTACCGTACTTGATGCAGATGGAATTGCTGTCCGTGCCGGTCATCACTGCGCACAGCCATTAATGAAATGGCTTGACGTGTCATCGACAGCAAGAGCAAGTTTCTATCTCTATAACACGGAAGAAGATATTGATAAGCTTGTGTCCGGGCTTGTTAAAACGAAGGAGTATTTCAGCAATGTCTTTTGA
- the sufD gene encoding Fe-S cluster assembly protein SufD, translating to MTTETKLPFEQEDISSYSTKNNEPAWLSELRIQAFSEFEKLPMPKPDKTKIDKWNFTSFKTHAVESEAFASLEELPEEIKSIIEENGNLYIQRNNTPAYINLSANVKEQGVIFTDIFTAARDHSELVQKYFMKDGVKIDEHRLTALHAALVNGGAFLYVPKNVEIKEPLQSVFLLDNPDTTLFNHVLIVAEDNSSVTYVENYFSNVESSEGIANIVTEVIANANAKVEYGAVDTLSKGFTTYVNRRGVAGRDAHIEWALGLMNDGNTISDNTTYLMGDGSHGDTKSVVVGRGEQKQNFTTAIIHYGKRSEGYILKHGVVKESASTIFNGIGKIEYGATKSNAEQESRVLMLSEKARGDANPILLIDEDDVTAGHAASVGRVDPLQLYYLMSRGITKQEAERLVIHGFLAPVVNQLPIEGVKKQLVAVIERKVQ from the coding sequence ATGACTACAGAAACGAAATTACCGTTTGAACAAGAGGATATAAGCTCCTATTCAACTAAAAATAATGAGCCAGCTTGGCTTTCCGAGCTTCGGATTCAAGCGTTTTCTGAATTTGAAAAGCTCCCGATGCCAAAGCCGGATAAAACGAAAATCGACAAATGGAATTTTACTTCCTTCAAAACCCACGCGGTTGAAAGTGAAGCTTTTGCCTCTTTAGAGGAGCTTCCGGAAGAAATCAAATCCATCATTGAAGAAAATGGGAACTTATACATTCAACGCAACAATACGCCGGCATATATCAATCTGTCAGCTAATGTTAAAGAACAAGGCGTCATCTTTACGGATATTTTCACAGCAGCCCGTGACCATTCTGAGCTCGTGCAAAAATATTTCATGAAAGACGGCGTTAAAATAGATGAACATCGTTTAACAGCGTTGCATGCTGCATTAGTCAATGGGGGAGCATTCCTGTATGTTCCGAAAAATGTAGAAATCAAAGAACCGCTTCAATCGGTATTCCTGTTGGATAATCCAGATACTACACTTTTCAACCATGTATTGATCGTAGCGGAAGATAACAGCTCGGTAACGTATGTGGAGAACTATTTCTCAAACGTTGAATCTAGCGAAGGTATCGCCAATATCGTAACCGAAGTAATTGCGAATGCAAACGCAAAAGTGGAATACGGAGCGGTCGACACCCTTTCAAAAGGATTTACGACATATGTTAACCGCCGTGGAGTGGCAGGCCGTGACGCACATATCGAATGGGCGCTAGGTCTTATGAATGACGGTAATACGATTTCGGATAACACAACATATTTAATGGGCGATGGCTCACATGGGGATACTAAATCCGTTGTAGTTGGCCGCGGGGAGCAAAAGCAAAACTTCACGACTGCCATCATTCATTATGGTAAGCGTTCTGAGGGGTATATCCTTAAGCATGGTGTTGTGAAGGAAAGTGCATCCACGATTTTCAATGGAATTGGAAAAATAGAGTATGGTGCGACAAAATCCAATGCCGAACAAGAATCACGCGTACTGATGTTAAGTGAAAAAGCACGCGGAGATGCCAATCCAATCCTTTTAATTGATGAAGATGATGTAACGGCTGGTCATGCCGCTTCTGTCGGACGTGTTGACCCGCTTCAACTTTATTATTTAATGAGCCGTGGTATAACAAAGCAAGAAGCGGAAAGACTTGTCATTCACGGATTCTTGGCCCCTGTTGTTAACCAACTTCCTATTGAGGGAGTAAAAAAACAATTAGTAGCGGTCATTGAAAGGAAAGTACAGTAA
- the sufC gene encoding Fe-S cluster assembly ATPase SufC yields MSASTLTVKDLHVSIEGKEILKGVNLEVKGGEIHAIMGPNGTGKSTLSSAIMGHPKYEVTSGSITFDGEDVLEMEVDERARAGLFLAMQYPSEISGVTNADFLRSSINARREEGDEISLMKFIRQMDQKMEFLEMDEDMAQRYLNEGFSGGEKKRNEILQLMMIQPKIAILDEIDSGLDIDALKVVSKGINEMRGEDFGCLIITHYQRLLNYITPDYVHVMMQGRVVKSGGPELAARLEAEGYDWIKQELGIEDETVGEEA; encoded by the coding sequence ATGTCAGCTTCTACATTAACGGTTAAAGATCTTCACGTATCAATTGAAGGCAAAGAGATTTTAAAAGGGGTAAACCTTGAAGTTAAAGGTGGGGAAATCCATGCGATCATGGGACCAAATGGAACTGGTAAATCCACTTTATCATCAGCGATCATGGGTCACCCTAAATATGAAGTAACAAGCGGAAGCATCACATTCGATGGTGAAGACGTATTGGAAATGGAAGTCGACGAGCGCGCTCGTGCAGGCCTATTCCTAGCTATGCAATATCCAAGTGAAATCAGTGGTGTTACAAACGCTGACTTCCTACGTTCTTCCATTAATGCACGCCGTGAAGAAGGCGATGAAATTTCATTGATGAAGTTCATCCGTCAAATGGATCAAAAAATGGAATTCCTTGAAATGGATGAAGATATGGCGCAACGCTATCTGAATGAAGGTTTCTCCGGCGGAGAGAAAAAACGTAACGAGATCCTTCAATTAATGATGATCCAACCTAAAATTGCAATTTTGGATGAGATTGATTCAGGTCTTGATATCGATGCACTTAAAGTCGTTTCAAAAGGAATCAACGAAATGCGCGGAGAAGACTTTGGATGCTTGATCATCACTCACTACCAACGTCTATTAAATTACATCACTCCTGATTATGTACATGTAATGATGCAAGGACGTGTCGTTAAATCAGGCGGTCCTGAACTTGCTGCCCGCTTGGAAGCGGAAGGTTATGATTGGATCAAACAAGAATTGGGCATTGAAGACGAAACTGTTGGCGAAGAAGCGTAA
- a CDS encoding MetQ/NlpA family ABC transporter substrate-binding protein: MKKFLGFALILVLSIALAACGSEKDKGGSETEKESKKLVVGASNVPHAEILEEAKPLLEEKGIELEIETFQDYVLPNKALNDKELDANYFQHIPYLESQIKENGYDFVNAGGIHIEPIALYSQKYKTIEKLPDGATIILSSSVADHGRALSLLEKNGLITLKEGIDKTTATTKDIVENKKNLKFDSDYEAALLPKIYESGEGDAVLINSNYAIDAGLNPIEDSIAIEDSESPYVNVIAVNKGDENKEAIKALVEVLHSKEIQDFILKEYKGAVVPADK; this comes from the coding sequence ATGAAAAAGTTTTTAGGATTTGCATTGATTTTAGTGTTATCCATCGCTTTAGCTGCTTGTGGAAGTGAAAAGGATAAAGGCGGCAGTGAAACGGAAAAAGAATCGAAGAAATTAGTTGTAGGGGCATCCAATGTTCCGCATGCTGAAATCCTTGAGGAAGCTAAGCCGCTTCTTGAAGAAAAAGGAATCGAATTGGAAATCGAAACATTCCAGGACTATGTGTTACCAAATAAGGCTTTAAACGATAAGGAATTGGATGCTAACTATTTTCAGCACATTCCTTATTTAGAATCACAAATTAAAGAAAACGGATATGATTTCGTTAATGCAGGCGGAATCCATATCGAGCCAATAGCTCTATACTCACAAAAATATAAAACCATCGAAAAACTTCCTGATGGGGCAACGATCATTTTAAGCAGCTCTGTCGCTGATCATGGGCGTGCTTTATCCCTTTTGGAAAAGAATGGCCTGATCACTTTGAAAGAGGGAATCGATAAAACGACAGCTACAACTAAAGACATCGTTGAAAATAAGAAAAACCTTAAATTCGATTCTGATTATGAAGCGGCTCTGCTTCCTAAAATTTATGAGAGCGGCGAAGGCGATGCTGTTTTGATCAACTCCAACTATGCGATCGATGCAGGTTTGAATCCGATTGAAGATTCAATCGCCATTGAAGATTCTGAATCACCATACGTGAATGTCATCGCTGTAAACAAAGGTGACGAAAACAAAGAAGCAATCAAAGCGCTTGTAGAAGTATTGCATTCTAAAGAAATTCAAGATTTCATCCTTAAAGAATACAAAGGTGCAGTTGTACCGGCGGATAAATAA
- a CDS encoding methionine ABC transporter permease encodes MLEELLPNVDWEDIIEATKETLYMTSISVVATFFIGILLGLILFLTGKGNMWENRAINAVISAVVNIFRSIPFLILIVLLIPFTKALVGSMIGENAALPALIIGAAPFYARMVEIGLREIDKGVIEAAKSMGAKTSTIIWKVLLPESMPALISGITVTSIALVGYTAMAGVIGAGGLGNLAYLEGYQRNQNDVTLVATIVILIIVFIIQIIGDVITSKLDKR; translated from the coding sequence ATGCTTGAAGAATTATTGCCGAATGTTGATTGGGAAGACATTATTGAAGCAACGAAAGAAACGCTTTATATGACAAGTATCTCTGTAGTGGCAACCTTTTTTATAGGCATATTATTAGGATTAATCCTGTTCTTGACAGGGAAGGGGAATATGTGGGAAAACCGGGCAATCAACGCGGTCATCAGTGCTGTGGTTAATATATTCCGATCCATTCCATTTCTTATTTTGATCGTGCTGCTCATTCCTTTCACTAAAGCGCTTGTCGGTTCCATGATTGGAGAGAACGCTGCACTGCCGGCACTTATTATCGGTGCGGCACCATTTTATGCACGTATGGTTGAAATCGGCCTCCGTGAAATCGATAAAGGTGTAATTGAAGCCGCTAAATCGATGGGGGCAAAAACGAGCACGATCATTTGGAAGGTCCTTCTTCCGGAGTCGATGCCTGCCCTTATTTCCGGGATTACGGTAACATCGATTGCATTGGTTGGATATACCGCAATGGCCGGGGTCATTGGCGCAGGCGGACTTGGTAATCTTGCCTATCTGGAGGGCTATCAAAGAAATCAAAATGACGTTACGCTTGTAGCGACTATCGTTATTCTAATTATCGTCTTCATAATTCAAATTATTGGAGATGTGATTACATCTAAATTGGATAAAAGATAA